TTAAAGGGGGGTAGGGTTATCTTAAGCGATGTGGCCCTGAGTGGTGCTTATGTTAGTGTGTGTTCAAGTCTTTATAGGCCAAGGTTGAGGCCTAGATAagaagagggctcagaggagCCTGGTTAGAGCCTGATCAAGGAGAGAATCTTTGCCAGATCTACTGATAGGCATAAAAATATGGATCAATCTCAAAAATATACTAAgtggtccaggtgtggtggctcacacctgtaatcccagcactttgggaggctgaggtgggagggttgcttgagccaaggagttcaagaccatcttgggcaacatagcaagactctgtctctatttaaacttaaaataaataaatatatatatacacacacatatatagtcctaagtgaaagaagctttACTGAAACATGTACATGTAGATGAAATCTCAGGACAGGGAAAACTAAGACAAGCAAAAACTAACCTAGAGTGAAAAACTCAGAACAGTATGAATGGGGAATGACTGAAAAGGCATaagggaactttctggggtgaCAGTAATGTTCTCTGTTTAGATTGGGTTTAGGTTGTGCaagtgtatacatttgtcaaaactcatagaatggTACACTTAAGATTTATGCATTTCATTGTGTGTAAAAGCATCTGAATAACAAAACAGTGAATGTAGAAGTCTTTCATGCTAAAATGTTTAGAAGTGAATAATACTGATATCTGCAACAAATACACTGAAAATCaagatggatgaatgaagaaCATGACAGATGTGTTGAACCTAGTGGCAGATATACAGGTGTTCATTCCATAATTCTTTCAATTTGCGTGTTTGAAAATTTTTacaataggctgggcatgatggctcacgcctgtaatcctagcactttgggaggccaagacgggcgatcacttgaggtcaggagtttgagaccagcctggccaatatggcgaaaccccgtctctactaaaaatacaaaagtgagcctgagagtggtggcgggtgcctgtgatcccagctactcgggaggctgaggcatgagaatcacttgagcctgggaggcagaggttgcagtgagctgagataatctcactgcactccagcttggccgacagagtgagactctgacaaaaaaaaaaaaaaagaaaatttttagaataaaaaatgttaGGAAATAAAAAAGTACTATGAGTTTATGCTTAGGAAACATACTTCTCATCTTTCTTAAAGTAAATGGAGATGTTGCAGATATTGCAGATGAGAAAGCAGATAGAGATTAGTGACTTGTCCAAAGATACCATATAAACACTGGGGGAGTAGGGCTGAGACATTAAATTACTATTCCAGAGCTCTTgccataatatatataaatctgtAACATTTGCAAGCcacttttactttttgtttggGCCACACAGTGCTCTCATTGAGCAAGTAGAGATTATTACTCTAAATTTGCAGATTTAAAAATCTGCACATTGGGCTGAAATTGTTTGCCAGTTACCACCCAGGTAACAAGTGGTAGAAACAGGTCAAGATGCTAGGTAGATCTTTTTTCCTGGCTTACCACTTTTGCTACCACTTCATGTCCCAAAGTTCCCAGTTTACCCAATATTTTTGTGTGGGACCCAACACTTGTATAAGTGGTTCTACAGGAGTCTCTGGcctgcttttccttctccttATCTGTGTTGCCACTCTGGGTCTGAAAGGGTCTTCTCTGTTGAATGTCCCTGACTGACCAGTTTCTGTTTCAGTGGCCCGTTGCCGACAAGCCCTGGTGCCGCGTGCCTTCCATGCTTCAGCTGTGGGGCTAAGGTCTTCAGATGAGCAGAAGCAGCAGCCTCCCAACTCATTTTCTCAGCAGCATTCTGAGACACAGGGGGCAGAAAAACCTGATCCAGAGTCTTCTCATTCACCCCCCAGGTAGGCACCAATCCACCTATTTCTGGCCACTTCATATGCTTCATTATGTCTTTTCCTCCTtcacttcctttctcctctccatcccctTTTGTACCTTCCTTCATTTCCAAGgccatctttattttttagaattttttattttttgtagtgatggcttctcgctatgttgcccagactggtctcaaactcctagatttCGAGCTGTCCTccgcctagacctcccaaagtgttgggattacaggtgtgagccactgcacccagccacaaggCTGTCTTAGGAAAGAActtattgtttttataaaattggtGCCTGTTTGTTCTAAAACACCTAAACAGTATAGAGAAGTTCACAAAAATAAAGCAGTTTTATCCAAAATTACAGAGATAACCCTGCTAACATTTTTGTGAATATCCTTTTAGATGTTTCTCTAAGCTTATTTCATATGTAAATTTTTGTATAGAATAGATATAATGTGTATAAACTCTACATGCTGTTCTAGAACCTGTTTTTTCACTCAACAGTACATTTGTAATGTCTTTTCATAGCTTAATAGTTGTATAACGTTCCAGCAAATAGCTGTGCCGAAATTTATTTAACCTGTCttttattgatggatatttagattTCCTTCACTAGTATAAGAAATAATATGATAAAGTGTGTGAATCTCTCCTTAGAAGTGGGAGCACTGAGTCAAAGGATATGTACATTTAAAGATTTGTTACTTATGTGGGCCAGTTGCCCTCCAGAAAGGtaatactaatttacatttccattagtgttttttttttcctaatcctGCCATTGAAAAGTTTCTCTATATCTGAAATTAGcgtgttccttttcatttttctgatttcctAACTAAAGTACTTTTCATTTCAATTCAAGAAGTATTTTTTGAGGCCCTACTATCATGCCAGGCCCTGTGAGTAATATAGCATtactcctgccctcagggaggTAGTCTGGTGTAagtttagatgaagaaaccctctGAGCACAGTGTGCTAAGGGCTGAAGACAGGGAACTCCAGGGTGCAGCAATGCCTTCATACCACATGGCCTCATTTGCTGGATTCCTCTCCGTGCCTATGGGGAGGGGAAGGATGATCTAGTTTTTACTTTGTTGGCATTAAAACGTTgatactggctgggcgcggtggcttgcgcctataatcccagcgctttgggaggccgagacaggcgtctcacttaaggtcaggagttcgagaccagcctggccaacatggtgaaaccctgtctctactaaaaatacaaaaattagccgggcatggtggcacacgcctgtagtctcatctactcaggaggctgaggcaggagactcgcttgaacccgggaggtggaggttgtagtgagctgagatcacgccactgcactccagcctgggcgacagagggagactctgtctcaaaaacaaaaaacaaacaagaaaaccacATGGATAGTGACACAAGAGTAAATGTCTTCCCAGCATGTGCTTAGAGGAGATCCAGAGCCCCTAGTTTCTGGTCATGCCCATTGTACATGCCAGGAGATGAAGTATGCTGGGCTGTGTCCTCTTGTCTCAGGTATACAGACCAGGGCggcaaggaggaggaggactaTGAAAGTGAGGAGCAGCTGCAGGACCGCATCCTGACGGCAGCCCTGGAGTTTGTGCCCGCCCACGGGTGGACAGCAGAGGCGATTGCAGAAGGAGCCCAGGTGTGTATAGGTGAGGGTGGGGCCACCTGACCAAGATAAGCCAGGATGGAGTCACACTAGGCAGAGCGGAGGGTCTCATGCCTTCTTCCAGTCTAGCTCAGAGCCCCTCACAGCTGCAAGATTGActggtttttttcccccaataggGTGGAACTGGCTTTATTTTGTAGTTATAAAGAACATACCATGGAGTTGGTTCTTGGGAGTTGTGTTCTAAAGGCAATCTATTAGGCAAGAATTGTCTGTGATCAAAACTACCATGTTTCATTGACTCTAAGATGCCATTGGTTGTAAGAAGCACCATTTTTAAATGcatcagtaaaaaagaaaacatactgcCCTTCGAACTATGACAGAGCGCTTCTGTGATtcacactgattttttaaaatgaaaaatatatctgCATCTTAGAATTAATGACATATGGTGTTTGAAAACCCCCAAGAAGGCACCACTTTGGAGAACAATACATCTTATTTTCCCAGAAACTCTAATAGCATTTCCTGCATTAGTACAGACTGCTGCTTTAGATTAGGCAGTAGGCTCATGTTCAGGCCATGTTGTAGAGAATCCTCCAGCATAGCAAGATACCATCCTCCAAGAGACTGAGGGGATGACAGAGTTGCATCTTCCATCCCAGGCTTGCTACAGTGCATCTACCCATGGACAATGGGCAAGGTTGCTGCTTTACTGAAATTTAACTGTTATTTCCTTGTCTTCTCTCACTCCCAAGTGCACATTTGGTAACAGAAGTCTCATTAGTGAAATGCGGGTGCTCAGACTCCACTGTAGGCTCATTGTGAAAACTGAACaatacaaacaaatataaaaaagaatgtagaaaacaCCTATAATCACACCAAAGATCATACTATCAACATTTATGCCTAGATCTTTCCAATTAAAACCCTTTATATGattcattctttaaatgtttattgagcaaatAATGTGccctaggcactgtgctagtcCAAGAGACATGACAGGGGTCAAGGTGGTCAAGATGGACCTGCTTCCTGCCCTTGTTGAGCTTCCAGTCTAGcaacattaataaaatatatacaaatgtttaCTTAGAAGATGTGGTAAGTGCTATCAAGGAAAGGTGCTGTTGGGCTGTATAATGGAGGGACCCGATCATTAGATCAGGTCACAGCTGCGAGATTGACTGGTTTTTTTCCCTCAATAGGGTGGAAATGGCTTTATTTTGTAGATATAAAAGTAATGAACAATGCAATTAGTTCTTGAGAGTTGTGTTCTAAAGGCAACCTATTGGCAAGAATTGTCTGTGATCAAAACTACCATATTTCATTGACTCTAAGATGCCATTGGTTGTAAGAAgcaccatttttaagtgcatcagtaagaaaagaaaacatgttgcCTGTTAAACTATGACAAATAGTTTAATTTGTCCTATTAAAGGGttggagggctgggcacagtcgcacatgcgtataatcccagcactttgggaggccaaggcagagggattgcttgagcccagcagtttgggaccagcctgggcaacctagggagagaccccatctctacaaaaaatacaaaaattagccaggcatggtggtgcttgcctgtggtcccggctacctgggaggctggggtgggaggatctcttgagcctggtaggtcaaggctgcagtgagccatatgatgccattgcactccagcctgggcaacagagtgagaccttgtctgaaaaCATATATGAGGTGGGTAACAgggtggtcaggaaaggctttTGAGCTGAGAATTGAAGAATGAATAGGCTTTACCTGACTTTGTGGGTAGGAGATGGACAAGTCCAAATACAGAAACTGCACAGGCAaggtggaaagaaaaagaaggatggTACGTTACAAGAACCACAGAGAACCACCATGCAGAGAGTGCAGGAAGAGAGATTTGAGATGAGCAAGGCTGGAAAGGTCAGTCGAGGTCAAATCAGGCAAGGTCCTAAAGGTCATGATGAGGAGTCAAGCTTTTTCTTCTAAGAACAATTGAAGATATTGGATTAAATTTGGCATTTCAAAATGCTCATTTTGGCTGCCAGATGAAAAGTGGattggaggcagagagagactcaTTGGGGGCTGCTGCCAGACATACAGGAGAGATGAGGTGGTCTGGCTTAGAGTAATGGCAGTGGGTAAGTTCAGGAATAGCTCGGACATGGGAGAGAGTGACAGGATGGCACCAGAGTTGCAAATTTGCATGTGTGGGTACCCAATGGTGGTGTTTTCTAAGGTGAAGGCCATTGGAAGAGGACCAGCTTTGGGGAAGGGTACAGTCTTGATCCTTGTTGTACTCAACAAGGAGTTTTTGAGTCAACCAGTGGAGGCATCAAGCATACAGGTCAGGAACTGGAGGAAACAGCTGGACTAGAGATACACATTTGGGCATTATCAGCGtgcatatatatactgtatatatacatatatacatatacagtatatacatatatatactgtatatatacatatatatacagtatatatatgcacgctgattatatatatatatatataatatatatatataaaataattatggaaGTCAGTGAGATTGTCCAGGGCAAGAATATAATGTCATATGAGAGGGGAGTCCAGACTCTCAAGGAACGCGGACATTTAAGGGGAGAGTAGAATAGGATGGGCCGTCAAAGTCTAAGTCAGAGCATCCTGATGTTGGAGGCAAAGCGGGAGAGTGTGGATTAAGCAGCTAGACATTGGTTACTGGAGCAACAACCGTTTGGGTGGAGAACTGGATCAGAAATCAACTGGAGTGGATCGAGGTGTGCATAGAAGGCGAGGAAGTGGCGAGGCGTTTGGCTGCGAGGGGTAGAACTAGGGTGCACCAAGCAGGAGAAACAGATGGAAGTTTGCACATGACTGAACACAAATGGGAAGAGTACAGAAACAAGAGTGGACCAGGCTcatatgtgtaatcccagcatttggggaggctgaggcgggaggattgcttgacactaggagtttgaggccaacctgggcaatatggcgagaccccatctctacaaaaacatttaaaaattagccagatgtggtggcgcatgcctgtggtcccaggctaAGatgggacgattgcttgagcccaggaggtcaaggctgcagtcatgCCActgcttgagtgacagagcaagacactgtctcaaaaaaaaagtaaaaagaaaaaggaaagaaacaagagtGAGGGtgaatttacaagagaaaatagTCAAAATCAAGAGGATGAGGTTCCTTGAAGGCAAGAATTGTGGGATCTGGACAACAGATGGAAGGACTGGCCTTAGATGTGTTAGGTGCAAAGTTGGAGAAAGCAGCTGCAGGCTTagtttctaaaaaagaaagaagacctgTTGATATGTTCATCCCTGAGCTAGTCTCTGTGAACTTGTTATTCAAGCCTAGATCCCACTCTTGCACACACACCAAGGGGCTTTGCAGGGTGGAGGGACCGGTGGTGGTCAGTTTCACCAAAATCACATGGACCCAGAGTGAAGAAATCAAGCTGCTGTCACTAGGAAGAGGCTCTAGTGATGAACAGGCAACAAATGTACCCTACACTTGGGCAccgcttttctgttttctgtctccccTTTTGTAGTCTCTGGGTCTCTCCAGTGCAGCAGCCAGCATGTTCGGGAAGGATGGCAGTGAGCTAATACTGCATTTTGTGACCCAGTGCAATACCCGGCTCACACGTGTGCTGGAAGAGGAGCAGAAGCTGGTACAGTTGGGCCAGGCGGAGTAAGTCCCATGGCATTACTACTCAGGGTGGCAGCTAAGGATCAGGGAACTTGGGCCCTACCAGCTATGCCCAGGAGGCCAATCCAAGCAGAACCCAAAGAGAGCAGCATTGGGCAGCCCTGCTGCTGTGATGGGACTGAAACCTGGTAGCCTGTCTCTGACAGCTTTAGTCAGGCCAGCGCCAGGAGCTGGTGGGACCCTCCTCCCTAGGGCTGAGTAAACCGTGGAGCACTGAGCCCCTGCCTTTCACTCAGAGACacactgttttcttttccctcttccaggaagaggaagacagaccAGTTCCTGAGGGATGCAGTGGAAACCAGACTGAGAATGCTGATCCCATACATTGAGCACTGGCCCCGGGTACCGAGTCCATATCCAGGCCCCAGAGCAACAATAATCCTAATAGTTATCATTCTCAGCACCTTTCACTCAGATGACTTTGTACACTGTTCAGAACTTAGCTTCTCAATCTCTATAAACCCGACAATACTTAGTACACTTGGTAGAGCTGGGTTTCAAACTTGGGCATACCAAAGAGAGTGACTGAGCCATCTGTGTCTCAGTTCTTGGAAATGTGAGTGGTCCGGGTACTGGATCCCATCCTGGGTGGGGTTCTCCTAGTGGCCTGAGTGTGCCACCAGGTCTGCAGGGAGGAGGAATCCATGCAGGAGGTTAGAAGAGTCAGAAGATTTTATTGGCTGTCTTCACTTGAATAACAGCCCTGTGGCATTTTAGATCTCGAGCACTGGGATTTGTCAATTGTCAATGTGATGCTTGGGGACTGGCATATTCGTTGCAAGGGGTTTTTTCACCTTTTTTGAAGCttcctttttcctctgttttAAAGCATGTCACAGTATGGGCCATTCTCTGAGTGAAGAAAGTACAGAGTGAAAGTACACCCGAAGTGAGAGGGACTCAG
This sequence is a window from Gorilla gorilla gorilla isolate KB3781 chromosome 18, NHGRI_mGorGor1-v2.1_pri, whole genome shotgun sequence. Protein-coding genes within it:
- the COQ9 gene encoding ubiquinone biosynthesis protein COQ9, mitochondrial isoform X2 produces the protein MAVAAVSGALGRAGWRLLQLRCLPVARCRQALVPRAFHASAVGLRSSDEQKQQPPNSFSQQHSETQGAEKPDPESSHSPPRYTDQGGKEEEDYESEEQLQDRILTAALEFVPAHGWTAEAIAEGAQSLGLSSAAASMFGKDGSELILHFVTQCNTRLTRVLEEEQKLVQLGQAEKRKTDQFLRDAVETRLRMLIPYIEHWPRFNWYTRRAMLAAIYNTTELVMMQDSSPDFEDTWRFLENRVNDAMNMGHTAKQVKSTGEALVQGLMGAAVTLKNLTGLNQRR
- the COQ9 gene encoding ubiquinone biosynthesis protein COQ9, mitochondrial isoform X1, which translates into the protein MAVAAVSGALGRAGWRLLQLRCLPVARCRQALVPRAFHASAVGLRSSDEQKQQPPNSFSQQHSETQGAEKPDPESSHSPPRYTDQGGKEEEDYESEEQLQDRILTAALEFVPAHGWTAEAIAEGAQSLGLSSAAASMFGKDGSELILHFVTQCNTRLTRVLEEEQKLVQLGQAEKRKTDQFLRDAVETRLRMLIPYIEHWPRALSILMLPHNIPSSLSLLTSMVDDMWHYAGDQSTDFNWYTRRAMLAAIYNTTELVMMQDSSPDFEDTWRFLENRVNDAMNMGHTAKQVKSTGEALVQGLMGAAVTLKNLTGLNQRR